The nucleotide window AACTTGGCCCTGCAGAGCGGTTTCTCAAGGTCTTAGTTGACATTCCACTCGCTTTCCGGCGTCTCGAGTCTCTACAACTCATGCTCACTCTTCCAGAAGAGGTCTCAAGCATCAAGGAGTGCTTTTCAACATTAGAGGTAACTAAACTATGATTCAAGCagtattttgaatttgattacCATATATAGTTATAAGTGCTAACATAGATGTTCTGTGACTAACAGGTTTCATGTGATAAACTAAGAAAAAGTAGGCTCTTCCTTAAACTACTAGAAGCAGTTCTCAAGACAGGAAACAGATTGAATGATGGAACATATCGTGGCGGCGCTCAAGCCTTCAAGCTTGACACACTTTTGAAGCTTTCGGATGTAAAAGGAACCGATGGAAAGACAACACTTCTACACTTTGTGGTTCAGGAGATCATACGTTCTGAGGGAGTAAGAGCTTTGAGAACAGAGAGAGCGAGGCAGAGCAATTCTAGTGTCGGAACAGAGGATTCTGTTGATGATTCCATTGGCCAAGAATCAGAAGAACACTACCGAAGACTTGGCCTTAAAGTAGTTTCAGGCCTAAGCAGTGAACTTGAAGATGTTAAAAGGGCGGCGATTATAGACGGCGATGCTCTAACGGCTGCAGTGTGGAAACTTGATCGGTTACTCAGCAAAAGTGAGGAGTTATTGAACAATGATTTGAAGAGCATAGATGAAGACAGCAACTTCAAGCGTTCCCTTGAAAATTTTGTGGACAAATCAAAAGCTCAAGTGTCATGGCTGTCTGAGGAAGAGAAGAGGATCATGGCTGAAGTGAAGGCTACAGCAGATTACTTCCATGGACAAGCAGGGAAAGATGAAGGTTTGAGATTGTTTGTAATTGTTCGTGATTTCTTGGTAATGTTGGACACAGTATGCAAAGAGGTGCAGTTAACAACACAGAAGCCAATGAAGATCTCTCATAAGAAAGAGGCTTCAAATTTGTCGTCGCCACCAGTATCTCCGAATACTCAGCAGCAGTCTCCTTCTGATCTGCATAGAAGACTGTTTCCGGCCATAGCAGCGCGCAGGATCCATTGCTCTAGTTCAGATGAGGATGAGGACGAGAAAGAGGATGATAATTAGATTAAGAGGTTATTATTACCTTGATAGCTTTTCTAGCAAGTTTTATGCATATGCAAGAAGATAAAGCCCCGCCAATGAGTTATAGCTCAAATAGCATAGTCTTTTCATACTCATTTCAGAGGTTGTGGGTTCGAGTCTCCttatctttggtaaaaaaaaaaaaaagaagatgtgGAAGATGCAAAATGTTTAGTATTGTTGTTCCTCATGAAAACATGCATGAGTGGAAAGGGGGGTTTGGAAGGGACATGGATTAACTTCTTGATTGGTTTCTCCCTTAAAAATTTGATGGATCTGGTTGAATGATGCTGCAACCTTTTTCAAGTAGCTAATATTAATTGGAGTGAGCAAAAGCTTCATGATGTTATAAATTCTTAGTGCTCAAATTGACCTGTTTTATATGTTGTTGATTCCTGTTGCTTATCTACAGGATAGTTCATTAGCCAACCTTGTGTCTTAACTTTTTAACTATAGAAATTTTTAGATGATTTATCTGACAAGTATAATTCATCTGttcttgttttactttttttttccctgGTCATTGCATGTTTTTTTCAAGTATATCatacaaaaatatcaatttaggaTATCTGTCAATAATCCTCGTTCAAAATTTAGGATATTTGATCGAGGATTATTATTCGCAGAAAGTAGAAATTTTTTGGTAAGATTTagtctttttctaaaaattaaaatatctatgTTGAtgctaatatatataaaagaaatcttttaaaaaatatataagaaaaaaatattttattgtggCGAGTTTCTATTTAATCTCTTCGTCATAATTACAGCAAATTTATCGGATGTAAAAGAACGaatctatttttctatttataatttataaaagttaATATCAATTCTCTATACAATAAATTTTGGACTATGTTACatgtataccaaaatcaaccattaaaatcaatcaccagtataaaatatatattggaatacaaatacatattgaaaataaattaaaccacacatgtatttaCACATAAATACATtggtgactaattttaataactaattttagtgtacaaataacatttttgataaattttagccatcttatttatttttaataatgctAAATCAGTATTTCTAGACATAAGACATCTTATAAAAATTAGCCAATAATCtttaagaaaaagaattaaaaattaaaaaaatcttacccattattattattcaaataaaatataaattattaattaaatacaataaatatacatattaaaaatgttataattgtttcatttgaattataattcatTAGCATATTGTATAAGACTCTTATTATCATACTATTTAATCTGTTTATAAAACATAgactcttattattattattgtatttcttaatctcttatatcaattattgaaaactcttccAAACAAGTTTAGATTAGGcacaatatcttttttattaggtacatttaaatatatcatgattataatattaatttataattttaaattatatttttagtattttcattttaattcattttttctaatatttttctttaattatttacaaacaaaCTCTAGTAtagaaaatttgtttttttctaaaaataaataaatttaaatttttgaaatactaAACTATAATCCaatttgtattatattttagttgaataattatatataaattattaaataaatattttgtaaaatatttttaataaaaaatactttaaatttaatataaatttacataatatttaattaacctTTACACATTGTTTGGATCTgtgaaaaatgaaagaaaagaaaatctttaaacagaaaatgaatgaaaaactTTGTTTTACGTGGTTTAGATGGAAgagaaaaaagatgaaaaagaaaaaaattgcttgggccatttaattttttttcacccATGACTTGCAAAGAAAACTggagaagaaaggagaatcaataacaaaaTGATTTATAGAACTTTTGagttgtttattatttttgttatcattttattatatagtttttgacaaaaaaataagttatagcATTTAAAAATCATTGAACAagaaagacaataaaaaaatatttataaaaataatatattaaaatcttGAACGTTAAGTTGaataactctttttttttttgaaaaaataacttaaatacaTTAGTaatgtataatttatatataatataaaaagggTATTAACATAAATTTACTTTACTTtcgttttctctctttttaattttctttccatccaaacaaatgaaaattttttctctattttcttttcatttattttttctttatccaaacaacatataaaaaaaatctacttttccttttattttctttcctcttatcttctttgttcttatttttttttcttcaattttccaTCCTACATCCAAACACACTCTTaaacaatattaaaatatattatatagtataataaatttatctctCTCCATATTTGCACGGATCTGActctaattaataactaaaaataaacatCACGGTGAAAGCTATACAAGATACcaaaaaggttgcatcttttcttTAACTAACACGAATGGCTTGAACACACTGCACTCTAGAATTTATCTTACAcactaattaaataattgtgACCGCGGTAAAACCATAATACAAAGCTGAGCATGCGCCATGAACAAAACACGAAATGCCACCAATATACAAGAAGTGATGATCTGAGAATCCACAAGAACGTTTTTTATGGTGGTTTGATTTTGTCCCGAAATGCAGCAAGATCATTCCAATAGCAAATGTAATCCTGACCAACAAAAATATGGTTTCAGTAAATAATTgtatactcattttattatgcTGGGCCAACACGTCAAAGGTGTCAGTTccacaaaatacaaaatctcAAATCTACTACGGATTAGTCAAGTTAGTCAAACAAAAAGTGAAGAATAGAAATAAGGCAATTCTGAATGAATTGGTATGAAGGTAGAGAGACATTACCATGCTAAAAGCAGGAGaaccatggagatttgcttgaTAAAATAAGCCATGACAAGGCCTTGTCGAGAACAAAAGCAACTGAAGACAGCCAATAAACAGACTATAGCATGGGCTATCCCCAAAACTATCAATGCAGCGAACCCCATTTGAAAGGCTTTCTGACTTTGTTGTTTACACTCCACTAAATACAGGTTTACATGGTGACCCTGTTTGTCAAACACAAGTACACAACAATTATACTATTGATCAAGTGTTCgccaaaattaataatatttgctGACTATGTAGCATTGTTCCTATAATAATATTGCAACATGCAAACTTATTTTATGTCGCAAGACCGTCACCAACCACAACCTTAAAATAtctattgtgtatatatatagctTGAAGCATACCTTTTTTTGTGCAATTTCAGCCTGCAAGCCAAGAATCCCAGCTACAACATCCATGATTATAATCAGGAGAGAAAGGAAAATTCCTGCTATTCTAGCGTAGGGGCCATTGTTGTGGAAGAATTTAGCTATCTGTTTCTGGTTTGCTTGTTGACAAGTGCTAATTGAAAAATAGTATAGTGGAGTGAAAAGATACGTACGGAGCAACAATATTTATATACATGAAGAGTAGGAAGAAGTTGGAGCAGGTGGGAAAAGTCTCTTTTGTCCAAACTGTACAATCTAAACTTTAATATGCTTTGCGTCACTATAGGTATAAATCTTGTATCTACATCTACATTTATGTAACGCCGTATATTATCCTAAATAATTTGGAATGATTGTGTTCtaaattttgttatattttgcttatccttttcttttttatttttttgggtcTTCATGCTTATCCTTTATAgtattaattttatgttttatggctTGATATCTTATTTCTTGCTATAAGCACAATTGTAAAATCCAAATCTCCCGTGCAAAGATCATTATCTACGTACcccaaaaaggaaaaacaaagaagggGGGTGTTTTTGATAAATCACTATATATCCATCGtgattaaccaaaaaaaaagaaaaattagccAGCATAGTGAGAGATATAATGAAAATAAGTCAAAATGGGAAAAAATCTATTAAACAATGTAAAATGATAAAGTaataagttaattattattattattaattttttattttagcattAAATCAGTCAATTAAATCAGtcaattaaacaataattatgaaaattgtatacatatataaaaaaaagaccaATTTTTTAGTGGCACAAGATTTTGGCAGCTAACCACTAAAACAATTCCTACAGATAGCGGCAAGAATTTTGCGGTGGTTTTATAATGAATAATATCGGTAGATATCATGGCGGTTGAAAGTGGAATTGCAATTAACTTTACATTTAGTGGCAGTTTTGGTAAACCGCTGCAATATATTACTTATgttgaattattatttaattgtttGTAGTGGTTTTCTTCCAACCACCACAAAATGCGTTTAAATACATATTtcaatgtttttaaaaaaaaaacattcgcATATAATCTACTTAAGTACtcactactttttttttaaaccacATATGTTTAAATCATTATTACTTAAATAGTAACAGTATTTCTAGATTCGTTTTACCTACAgaagttaataaattaaataagttacTTATGTTAACTCATGTAAACAAATTTATCCATAAGTTTTTCTCGTTTACTATATTATCATTTAAATTTGcgttcaaatataaataaaaaaaataaagtcaacatctgaatttataaaattaaataaagttcaATTGagcataaattaaatttaggcTTCTTCGAAGTTATGCCTTactaaatctaaattaaaaaaattctaaaagtaGACAAATATGTAAAACTGTAACCCAAACCATTAAATTAAAGGAATCAACATAACTCTtagcataaaaagtcaaaatTTCTCTTCAACAATGTATTGACCTGACGAAAAATACTCTGTCAAGAATCTATAGCCTTCATGTCTTACAGAATCTGATATGTCATCTCCATACCATAGCTTTTTGTTACATATATATCatcttgcctttgttgttcttcTAAAATTTCATTGTCttcttctaaaattttattgagaTCAAATTACATGGAGATGTCAATTTCAACAGagaaaatattaactaaattatCTTTTGAATCAGACTCTTCCTTATCTTGACAgtcataaattattttactaGAATATTCAATTAATATTGAAAATATCAACATGCATATACAAAATAAGTATActcagaaaaaattaaaaacttccaagtcattagataataattaaaaaaaaaggatgaTAATAAGttaagacaattttaaaattaaacacaaataaacaataattaTTGGTGCAGTGACTTCTATATCAAATCTCAATACTCACCTTCTGCCCccatattactttaattttagctCCTAAacattttacttttactatcttaattaaatttttacaatttatacgcctttatatatatatatatatatatatatatatagtgattgagtcaatcatttttattaatatgataatatataatattaaatatttatgtgaAATCTGTTACACtgggttaaattttttttcacataaaTTTATGAAAACTGCTATATACATAGATGCAGAGCAAACAAATTACTAATCATTAAGTTTATATGAACCTCATATGTTCATGTCTCTTATATCAAACCAAAAACATTAGTAAGGTGACATTTTTCTCTTGGGTCAACAAAGCATTAAGGTGTTCTAGTTTATCATGTAGTGTGTCTTAGGTAACATGTTTCATGAGGTATTAAATTTTTCAATacccattttttttcttaacaatGCGACCATAGTTTTTATTAGATATTTGTTTTagagtgttttttttatttaaattagagttttgctAATATTTGACaagtaataattttattagatatttgtttgagttttttttatgtaaattagAGTTTTGCTAATATTTgactaataatattattttttctcaaggtttataaaaataactagaaaattACGGTACAATATTATACGTGAACCCTCGAATGATGACAAGACTAATACTAAAACTAAGGGTACTATGGTGAGTGATTGACATTAACACTTTTTTAGAAAAACTTGCATTGAAATTAGAAAGTCTTTAATTATATCATTGAtctttttgtaactttttcgtggaaaattatgagtttgtgattataattctaaattaattctttttattaaattttattttaaatgatttCATCTTGCCTTAAGGTTGGAATAATGCCTAGAGAGGCTCAAATATCACGTGAGGAACCATGTGATAGAGTTCCTCTATTTTCGTCCTCAGCTAATAGTGTTCCAGCATCCCATCTTAAGGAACCATTTCGTGCACTGCGCAATGATAAACGGCTTGCGCCGTCAAGTACAAGTGATACCCTCAAACTTCCACAGAACACACGAAACTCGGCATCGCGATGAAGTGGCCGATATTACCTTCAGAGGATGAAGATTACGACGTAGAGGCGGATGAAGTTGAGTCGTTTGATGACCACATTGACAACATATTTGCTACCCAAAAAGTCGAAAAAACAACGAGAACAAATGCAAAGATACATATTATTGAAAAGTTATTGTCATTGATAAACTTTGTTTCTCCTATTTTTgttcatgtttttttttaaagtccTTTACTTCTATGTCTCTTTTGTGAAACGATTATCgtgattttatatatatatatatataacaaagtTGCAACTAATTGGATAGGCAGTtggattattaatttttagggAGTTTGGGTGTTGACTATTTCCAATTTTTCATATGTGAAGAGAGTTGGAAGACAGCAAACAAAGCTAACAAGGAACATGCATACAACATGGTTAATGTAGATGTTTTAGTTTCGACATATTAAGGCAATTCAGTTATCAATTTTGAGAGGTAAAAACTTTTCGGTGAGTAAATTATATTACTGGTTAAATTATCCATATTTTGTATTTCACATATTTAAATCAGCATTTGTATCTCATATGTCATTGCGACTAAATGGCATCTAGattcttgttttttttatacCGGTTCATTTTAAACTAGCCTTTTTTGATTATTGATATTCTTCACATTACCATAGTTTTATGCTTgttgtttggttttggttactGACAATGGCAAATAATTACAGCGGGTCTTTCACTATGAGGATGATGCCTGAGGAAAAATAAAGTGAAAAATTATACAAAGGATAGAAAAGAACTGGAAGGATACAAGACATAACTTGTATCATAAGTTTTACAAAGAAATAAAGactctttaaaaaaatgttaagcaTCACCCATCAGGAATAGAAAAAAATCACTAAAAATGGTTCCTTGAATATCGCTTGAAGGAAGAAACAAAGGTAATaaatggtatttttttattatttctcttaaaacatatatatatatatctacaTAAAAGACTCcataaattttataatcaaCATCCCAGTTTCATAGAAAAAGTGTAAACAAAACATTTTAAATCGTTTACACACATACTGGAGGACTCTAAAATATTGGCAAGACGAAAaggtaataaataattatttgttttaagATTTTGCTTCATTTTCCTAAATATGGTGGTGTTATTTATATGATGAAAAAGTTTAGGGAGCCAgcaacttttgtattttttggccagcacttaaccataaaaaaaaaagtgagtgaTTTCTCATCATTGgatgtaatctcacaccattaaaaatattattgatggcCAATTAATGGTTACAAAATACCAAAGTTGCtgccccctagcattgctcttatATGATTGTGTCGATATTAATGTTATAGG belongs to Arachis duranensis cultivar V14167 chromosome 8, aradu.V14167.gnm2.J7QH, whole genome shotgun sequence and includes:
- the LOC127741249 gene encoding protein VASCULATURE COMPLEXITY AND CONNECTIVITY-like; this translates as MDVVAGILGLQAEIAQKKGHHVNLYLVECKQQSQKAFQMGFAALIVLGIAHAIVCLLAVFSCFCSRQGLVMAYFIKQISMVLLLLAWITFAIGMILLHFGTKSNHHKKRSCGFSDHHFLYIGGISCFVHGACSALYYGFTAVTII